The sequence TTCAAGGATGTTAACAAAGTCCCCCTCCTTGTTAACATTGGACCCATTGTTAATCAACTGTTGTGCATGATCTGCTGtcttctcctcctccccttcttggTCGGTACCATCTGCCTCCTCACTATGCTTCAACGACGGATCCTTGTGCTCAACTCGAGGCATAGGAGTGTAGAAGCTGACAAGTGGAATCAAATTACAAAAGCCATGATCATCGCACACCTTTCTCACCCTATTTGATTGTAGTTTGATCATGAAGACGCCAGCAACCGTGGTCACGAAGATGGCATTTGCTCCCTCGGCAAAGCCCAACACTAGCACCCTAGTCTCTGCACCCACGAAAGCACTAATTGGGAGCAAACTGCCGAGGTAGATGACTCGGCTCAGCACCCATCGTGCATCAGTGATATCACTCGCCTCCCGTGCCCACAATTTGAGGTGCAAATTCACAACTTCATTAACACCTAGTCCACCGTCCTCCACCAGCATGATGTTACATTGGTCGATGTAGTCTGACTCAGGTGGATCAACCACAGCCAGACCGTGCCGTGCAAGGTCATACTCTAGGATGGACCCATCATCAAACATGAAGTAGAGCAAAGACCTCCCAACAAGCACACTAGAATAAAATGTGAAGCACATGGGCCAGAAGGGTTGCAATGAGGTCAGCTCGCCCCAGGTGCCAGTTTCTGACGAGTATATACCTGCCCACGTGACACCGTCATCGTCAGT comes from Triticum aestivum cultivar Chinese Spring chromosome 5B, IWGSC CS RefSeq v2.1, whole genome shotgun sequence and encodes:
- the LOC123115238 gene encoding uncharacterized protein; the encoded protein is MCVIGFWFFLPPGLDPRPSPEGKEEGEFSRRELQGWMAGQRSCPVGRGITECRSVGAEPAAVVGGEEGLRNKPPDIRVASSDCSSQEGAACLWGWVSRRSFLGLNEFIAPPPCGLINTSSKGQLGIYSSETGTWGELTSLQPFWPMCFTFYSSVLVGRSLLYFMFDDGSILEYDLARHGLAVVDPPESDYIDQCNIMLVEDGGLGVNEVVNLHLKLWAREASDITDARWVLSRVIYLGSLLPISAFVGAETRVLVLGFAEGANAIFVTTVAGVFMIKLQSNRVRKVCDDHGFCNLIPLVSFYTPMPRVEHKDPSLKHSEEADGTDQEGEEEKTADHAQQLINNGSNVNKEGDFVNILECAIHATENRPLAFVVWFQMFYGNVITEL